A single genomic interval of Microbacterium sp. LWO14-1.2 harbors:
- a CDS encoding helix-turn-helix transcriptional regulator — MVKPTLVSNSIRTHREAAGLTQAELARSIGVTRQTLIAIEQEKYSPTLELAFQIARAFGVGLDDLFQYPDTTPKEG, encoded by the coding sequence ATGGTCAAGCCCACCCTCGTCTCCAACAGCATCCGCACGCACCGCGAGGCCGCGGGGCTGACCCAGGCCGAGCTCGCGCGCTCGATCGGGGTGACGCGCCAGACCCTCATCGCGATCGAGCAGGAGAAGTACTCGCCGACCCTCGAGCTCGCCTTCCAGATCGCCCGCGCGTTCGGCGTCGGCCTCGACGATCTCTTCCAGTACCCCGACACCACCCCGAAGGAGGGCTGA
- a CDS encoding NAD(P)-dependent alcohol dehydrogenase, with translation MSAANPTHRDAPSATHSTIPAWSRETYGPADGVRLTGIPMPVPRRGEVVVRVEATSLNAGDVRLLLGDPLLVRPVFGLTKPKHPVRGMEVAGTVVELGPDVIGIDLGTRVVGELVGGGGLASHVAVPASRLVPVPADVASGIAATLPVAAGTAWQALDLAGVGIRSIGGNPDAAPGRVLVIGASGGVGTFAVQLAALRGAEVWATCGERNAPLVEHLGAVRTIDHRRTPLSTLPGGHFDAVVDIAGGIPLRDLQRLVSDGGRVVLTAGNGGHVLGPMPRILAAALRSIGSRRRIRSLMATPRAEVLTALLDLTAEGRITPVIEREYGFARASSALAHVEAGHTVGKVVVRGAE, from the coding sequence ATGTCCGCTGCGAACCCCACTCACCGCGATGCTCCGTCCGCCACTCACAGCACCATCCCCGCGTGGAGCCGCGAGACGTACGGCCCCGCCGACGGGGTCCGACTCACCGGGATCCCGATGCCCGTACCGCGCCGCGGCGAGGTGGTCGTGCGGGTCGAGGCGACCTCGCTCAACGCCGGCGATGTGCGTCTGCTGCTCGGCGACCCGCTGCTCGTGCGCCCGGTGTTCGGCCTCACGAAGCCGAAGCACCCCGTCCGCGGCATGGAGGTCGCCGGCACCGTCGTCGAGCTCGGCCCCGACGTGATCGGCATCGATCTCGGCACCCGGGTCGTGGGCGAACTGGTCGGCGGGGGCGGGCTGGCCTCGCACGTCGCCGTCCCGGCATCCCGCCTCGTACCCGTGCCCGCCGATGTGGCCTCCGGGATCGCCGCCACCCTCCCGGTGGCCGCCGGCACGGCCTGGCAGGCGCTCGACCTCGCCGGCGTCGGCATCCGCTCGATCGGCGGGAACCCGGATGCCGCGCCGGGGCGCGTCCTCGTGATCGGCGCCTCGGGCGGAGTCGGCACATTCGCCGTGCAGCTCGCCGCCCTGCGCGGGGCCGAGGTGTGGGCGACGTGCGGGGAGCGCAACGCGCCTCTCGTCGAGCACCTCGGCGCCGTGCGCACGATCGACCACCGTCGCACACCCCTGTCGACGCTGCCCGGCGGGCACTTCGATGCCGTGGTCGACATCGCCGGCGGCATCCCGCTGCGCGACCTGCAGCGTCTCGTCAGCGACGGCGGGCGGGTCGTGCTCACCGCCGGGAACGGCGGGCACGTGCTGGGGCCGATGCCCCGCATCCTCGCCGCCGCCCTGCGCTCGATCGGGTCGCGTCGCCGCATCCGCTCGCTCATGGCGACGCCGCGGGCGGAGGTGCTGACCGCACTCCTCGACCTCACCGCCGAGGGGCGCATCACGCCGGTGATCGAGCGCGAATACGGCTTCGCGCGCGCCTCGTCGGCGCTCGCCCACGTCGAGGCAGGGCACACGGTCGGCAAGGTGGTCGTGCGCGGCGCGGAGTAG
- the ddaH gene encoding dimethylargininase, with protein MSVETTASEATATEATARTAHHRRYLMCKPSHFTVNYSINPWMEPSKPTDTDRAVAQWQKLHDLYLELGHEVELIEPLAGYPDMVYTANGGFVIDGRAYVPEFRFVERQGEAPAFAEWFRGAGFDTVMPEEVNEGEGDFLLVGDVILAGTGFRSTGDSHREVGEVFGREVVSLNLIDPRFYHLDTAIAVLDPVQGVENGGPEHANIAYLPGAFDDASRAELEKRFPDAILVSDEDGAVFGLNSASDGYNVVISPRAVGFEKQLRERGYNPIMVDLSELLLGGGGIKCCTLELRGAK; from the coding sequence ATGTCTGTCGAAACCACTGCGTCCGAGGCCACCGCCACCGAAGCCACCGCGCGCACGGCGCACCACCGCCGCTACCTGATGTGCAAGCCGTCGCACTTCACCGTGAACTACTCCATCAACCCGTGGATGGAGCCCTCGAAGCCCACCGACACCGACCGGGCCGTGGCACAGTGGCAGAAGCTGCACGACCTGTACCTGGAGCTGGGCCACGAGGTCGAGCTCATCGAGCCGCTCGCCGGATACCCCGACATGGTCTACACCGCCAACGGCGGCTTCGTGATCGACGGCCGCGCCTACGTGCCCGAGTTCCGCTTCGTGGAGCGCCAGGGCGAGGCGCCCGCATTCGCCGAGTGGTTCCGCGGCGCGGGCTTCGACACGGTCATGCCCGAAGAGGTCAACGAGGGTGAGGGCGACTTCCTGCTCGTCGGCGACGTGATCCTCGCCGGCACCGGGTTCCGCTCCACCGGCGACAGCCACCGCGAGGTGGGCGAGGTCTTCGGCCGCGAGGTCGTGTCGCTGAACCTCATCGATCCGCGCTTCTACCACCTCGACACGGCCATCGCGGTGCTCGACCCCGTGCAGGGCGTCGAGAACGGCGGACCCGAGCACGCCAACATCGCCTACCTGCCCGGCGCCTTCGACGACGCGAGCCGCGCCGAGCTCGAGAAGCGCTTCCCCGATGCGATCCTCGTGTCGGACGAGGACGGCGCCGTGTTCGGCCTGAACTCCGCGAGCGACGGATACAACGTCGTCATCTCGCCGCGGGCGGTGGGCTTCGAGAAGCAGCTGCGCGAGCGCGGCTACAACCCGATCATGGTCGACCTGTCGGAGCTGCTGCTCGGCGGCGGCGGCATCAAGTGCTGCACGCTCGAGCTGCGGGGTGCGAAGTGA
- the rocD gene encoding ornithine--oxo-acid transaminase: MTAVDASAVAEQGTEPHVAHNYHPLPVTIARGEGAWVTDVEGKRYLDLLAAYSAVNFGHRHPALVAALTEQLGRVTLTSRAFRSDRLEPFAAALAELAGKDMVLPMNTGAEAVETGIKVARAWGYRVKGIADGAARIIVAAGNFHGRTTTIVSFSDDEQARDGFGPYTPGFDVVPYGDADAVAAAITADTAAVLIEPIQGEGGVIIPPEGYLRRIREICDEKNVLFIADEIQSGLGRVGETFACDREGVVPDLYLLGKALGGGILPVSAVVGDSDVLGVIQPGEHGSTFGGNPLAAAVGLRVVEMLESGEFQERARALGEHLAAALEPLKEHGVTAVRIAGLWAGVDIDPAKGTGRQIAERLLDRGVLVKDTHGQTIRIAPPIVIRATELDWAVEQLKHVLGA; encoded by the coding sequence GTGACCGCGGTCGACGCGAGCGCTGTGGCCGAGCAGGGCACGGAGCCGCACGTCGCGCACAACTACCACCCGCTGCCGGTCACGATCGCGCGGGGTGAGGGCGCATGGGTCACCGACGTCGAGGGCAAGCGCTACCTCGACCTGCTCGCGGCGTACTCGGCCGTGAACTTCGGCCACCGGCATCCCGCCCTCGTCGCCGCGCTCACCGAGCAGCTCGGCCGCGTCACGTTGACGAGCCGCGCGTTCCGCAGCGACCGCCTCGAGCCGTTCGCGGCAGCCCTCGCCGAGCTTGCGGGCAAGGACATGGTGCTGCCGATGAACACGGGAGCCGAGGCCGTCGAGACCGGCATCAAGGTCGCCCGCGCGTGGGGCTACCGGGTCAAGGGCATCGCCGACGGCGCCGCGCGCATCATCGTCGCCGCGGGCAACTTCCACGGGCGCACCACGACCATCGTGAGCTTCAGCGACGACGAGCAGGCGCGCGACGGGTTCGGCCCGTACACGCCCGGCTTCGACGTCGTGCCCTACGGGGACGCGGATGCCGTCGCCGCCGCCATCACGGCCGACACCGCCGCGGTGCTCATCGAGCCGATCCAGGGCGAGGGCGGAGTGATCATCCCGCCCGAGGGGTACCTGCGCCGCATCCGTGAGATCTGCGACGAGAAGAACGTGCTGTTCATCGCCGACGAGATCCAGTCGGGCCTCGGCCGCGTGGGGGAGACGTTCGCCTGCGACCGCGAAGGCGTCGTGCCCGACCTGTATCTGCTCGGGAAGGCGCTCGGCGGCGGCATCCTGCCCGTCTCCGCCGTGGTCGGCGACAGTGACGTGCTCGGCGTCATCCAGCCCGGCGAGCACGGCTCGACGTTCGGCGGCAACCCGCTCGCGGCTGCCGTGGGGCTGCGCGTGGTGGAGATGCTCGAGAGCGGCGAGTTCCAGGAGCGCGCCCGCGCGCTCGGCGAGCACCTCGCGGCGGCGCTGGAGCCGCTGAAGGAGCACGGCGTGACCGCGGTGCGCATCGCCGGGCTCTGGGCCGGCGTCGACATCGACCCGGCGAAGGGCACCGGGCGTCAGATCGCGGAGCGCCTGCTCGACCGCGGCGTGCTCGTGAAGGACACGCACGGGCAGACGATCCGCATCGCGCCGCCCATCGTCATCCGCGCCACCGAGCTCGACTGGGCGGTGGAGCAGCTCAAGCACGTGCTGGGCGCCTAG
- a CDS encoding MFS transporter codes for MFRSFANVNYRIWFAGALVSNVGGWMQATAQDWVVLTELTDNDAAAMGVTMALQFGPPLVLVSLTGWVADRFERRRILLATQTSLLLLAIAVGVLLLNGLMTLPMMFGFAAAFGVVNAFDAPARQAFVSDMVSVGDTSNAVALNSASFNLARMIGPAVGGLLIVAIGSGWVFIANAATFLAMLVALLLLRTGQLAPRLKGRSRGGLAAGFRYVWGRSDLRVVFVTVFLIGAFGMNFPIFASTMALEFGAGADGYGVLSSILAIGSLAGALLAARRDRARVRVVIFAAGGFGVAAFVSSAMPTYLTYAITLTFTGFMIVTLLTTANGYVQMTTDPALRGRVLALYMAVIMGSTPVGAPIAGWVADTFGPRSAIMLGGTAGLVACAIGTIWVITSGRLRRAEDRRFLLTLDETRPLSVIDEPELAEPAASAEPVDYSEKATATTPIRIAKQD; via the coding sequence ATGTTCCGCTCGTTCGCGAACGTCAACTACCGCATCTGGTTCGCGGGCGCCCTCGTCTCGAACGTCGGCGGATGGATGCAGGCGACCGCCCAGGACTGGGTCGTGCTCACCGAGCTCACCGACAACGACGCCGCGGCCATGGGCGTCACGATGGCCCTGCAGTTCGGCCCGCCGCTCGTGCTCGTGAGCCTCACCGGATGGGTGGCCGACCGCTTCGAGCGGCGCCGCATCCTCCTCGCGACGCAGACCTCGCTGCTGCTGCTCGCGATCGCCGTCGGCGTCCTGCTGCTGAACGGGCTCATGACGCTGCCGATGATGTTCGGCTTCGCGGCGGCCTTCGGCGTCGTGAACGCGTTCGACGCCCCCGCGCGTCAGGCGTTCGTCTCCGACATGGTGTCGGTCGGCGACACCTCGAACGCGGTCGCCCTGAACTCGGCATCCTTCAACCTCGCCCGTATGATCGGGCCGGCCGTCGGCGGCCTGCTGATCGTCGCGATCGGGTCGGGCTGGGTGTTCATCGCGAACGCCGCGACGTTCCTCGCGATGCTCGTCGCCCTGCTCCTGCTCCGCACCGGCCAGCTCGCACCGCGCCTCAAGGGCCGCAGTCGCGGAGGCCTCGCCGCCGGATTCCGCTACGTGTGGGGGCGCAGCGATCTGCGCGTCGTGTTCGTGACCGTGTTCCTCATCGGCGCATTCGGCATGAACTTCCCCATCTTCGCCTCGACCATGGCGCTCGAGTTCGGTGCCGGCGCAGACGGGTACGGCGTCCTCAGCTCGATCCTCGCGATCGGCTCGCTCGCCGGAGCACTGCTCGCCGCCCGCCGCGACCGCGCCAGGGTGCGCGTCGTGATCTTCGCGGCCGGCGGCTTCGGCGTCGCCGCGTTCGTCTCCTCCGCGATGCCCACCTACCTCACGTACGCCATCACCCTCACGTTCACGGGCTTCATGATCGTGACCCTGCTCACCACGGCCAACGGCTACGTGCAGATGACGACCGACCCCGCGCTGCGCGGACGGGTGCTCGCGCTCTACATGGCCGTCATCATGGGATCGACCCCGGTCGGAGCGCCCATCGCGGGATGGGTGGCCGACACGTTCGGCCCCCGCAGCGCGATCATGCTCGGCGGCACGGCCGGTCTCGTCGCATGCGCGATCGGCACGATCTGGGTCATCACGTCCGGACGCCTCCGTCGCGCCGAGGATCGCCGCTTCCTGCTGACCCTCGACGAGACCCGTCCGCTGAGCGTCATCGACGAGCCCGAACTGGCCGAGCCCGCGGCATCCGCCGAGCCCGTCGACTACAGCGAGAAGGCCACAGCGACCACCCCGATCCGCATCGCGAAGCAGGACTGA
- a CDS encoding MarR family transcriptional regulator has protein sequence MSASDDSLHLTATDLRLATFRLARRLRCARAVDAMSDAQLAVLATLRLHGRRTITALADAERVTAPSMTSMINGLAEQGYVVRIPDEEDRRRVQVDITETGSAIVAETIHRRDQLLAGMLAELDFTEDELSTLREASALMRRVVDR, from the coding sequence ATGTCTGCGTCCGATGACTCCCTCCACCTCACCGCGACAGACCTGCGCCTCGCCACCTTCCGGCTCGCCCGCCGCCTTCGGTGCGCCCGAGCCGTCGACGCGATGAGCGACGCGCAGCTCGCCGTGCTCGCGACCCTGCGCCTGCACGGACGACGCACCATCACCGCCCTCGCGGATGCCGAGCGCGTCACCGCCCCGTCGATGACGAGCATGATCAACGGCCTCGCCGAGCAGGGCTACGTCGTGCGCATCCCCGACGAGGAGGACCGCCGACGCGTGCAGGTCGACATCACCGAGACCGGGTCGGCGATCGTCGCCGAGACCATCCACCGGCGCGACCAGCTACTCGCCGGCATGCTCGCCGAGCTCGACTTCACCGAGGACGAGCTCTCGACGCTGCGCGAGGCCAGCGCCCTGATGCGGCGGGTGGTCGACCGATGA
- a CDS encoding serine hydrolase domain-containing protein, with translation MQSPHAVGEHLRSTLGSLVEARGVPAASVAVLVDGEIVTHAAGLLSTATRIEATTDAVFQIGSITKVWTATLVMQLVDEGLVDLDAPVRTYLPEFALADEAAAAAITVRHLLSHRSGIEGDIFTDTGRGDDAVEKYVELLAEAAQIFEPGALFSYSNAGYVVLGRLIERLRDTSWEQALLTHLATPLGLRSVSPSPYEAILHRVAVGHVDAGDGGEPQPAPFWAMARSNEPAGSMLAMTAEDLAVFARAHLRAAAGSPASDEEQAVVSQAAANAMRTTEVRLPRVAGMGAAWGLGWEIDRDEDSVLFGHDGNTVGQSSFLRIAPAAGVAVVLLTNGGDGAGLFHDLVDPLLRELTGAGLPEAPVPSADAAPAAASESSAPDVSGYLGVYANSTVEMEVSQDAEGRLWLEQRPTPELRALGAEPSTDEFVPYGDASLIARERKDGLHLVLAFLEPADDGRASYIHFGRAVPRSR, from the coding sequence ATGCAGAGCCCCCACGCGGTCGGTGAACACCTGCGGTCCACTCTCGGATCCCTGGTCGAGGCGCGCGGAGTGCCCGCGGCATCCGTAGCGGTCCTCGTCGACGGCGAGATCGTCACCCACGCCGCCGGACTCCTCAGCACGGCGACGCGGATCGAGGCGACGACGGACGCCGTGTTCCAGATCGGATCGATCACGAAGGTCTGGACCGCGACGCTCGTGATGCAGCTGGTGGACGAAGGGCTCGTCGACCTCGACGCACCCGTCCGGACGTACCTGCCGGAGTTCGCGCTCGCCGACGAGGCCGCCGCCGCGGCGATCACCGTGCGGCACCTGCTCAGCCACCGCTCGGGCATCGAGGGCGACATCTTCACCGACACCGGTCGCGGCGACGACGCCGTCGAGAAGTACGTCGAGCTGCTCGCCGAGGCGGCGCAGATCTTCGAACCGGGCGCGCTGTTCTCGTACAGCAACGCGGGCTACGTGGTGCTGGGCCGGCTCATCGAGCGGCTGCGCGACACGAGCTGGGAGCAGGCGCTGCTCACGCACCTCGCGACACCGCTCGGCCTGCGCAGCGTCTCGCCCAGCCCGTACGAGGCGATCCTGCACCGCGTCGCAGTCGGACACGTGGATGCCGGAGACGGCGGCGAACCGCAGCCCGCACCGTTCTGGGCGATGGCGCGCTCGAACGAGCCGGCGGGGTCGATGCTCGCGATGACCGCCGAGGACCTGGCCGTGTTCGCCCGTGCGCACCTCCGTGCCGCGGCTGGTTCGCCTGCGTCGGATGAGGAGCAGGCGGTCGTCTCGCAGGCCGCCGCGAACGCGATGCGCACGACGGAGGTGCGCCTGCCGCGCGTCGCCGGCATGGGAGCGGCCTGGGGCCTCGGGTGGGAGATCGATCGCGACGAGGACTCCGTGCTGTTCGGACACGACGGCAACACGGTGGGCCAGTCGTCGTTCCTGCGGATCGCGCCGGCGGCGGGTGTCGCCGTCGTGCTGCTCACGAACGGCGGCGACGGTGCCGGCCTCTTCCACGACCTCGTGGATCCGCTGCTGCGCGAGCTCACCGGAGCGGGTCTTCCCGAGGCGCCCGTGCCGTCTGCAGACGCGGCGCCCGCCGCGGCATCCGAGTCGTCCGCCCCGGACGTGAGCGGCTACCTCGGCGTGTACGCGAACTCCACCGTCGAGATGGAGGTCTCGCAGGACGCGGAGGGCCGACTCTGGCTCGAACAGCGCCCCACGCCCGAGCTGCGCGCACTCGGCGCCGAGCCCTCGACCGACGAGTTCGTGCCCTACGGCGATGCCTCGCTGATCGCCCGCGAACGCAAGGACGGCCTGCACCTCGTGCTCGCGTTCCTCGAACCGGCCGACGACGGCCGCGCCTCGTACATCCACTTCGGCCGCGCCGTGCCGCGGTCGCGCTGA
- a CDS encoding ABC transporter substrate-binding protein, which translates to MTPNRTAVTAVVAVTALATVLTGCGSDGGGGEPVKGGTFTEILGSDPGSLDPQLSAGSALFDISKLAYDTLVSVDADGEVRSQLATEWEVDGLTATLKIQDGITCGDGTPFTAQSAADNLNWISDPANQSGFLGAFLPVGVTSTAEGDTVTMTLSSPSPFLLLGLSGLPMVCDTSLNDRDGLAAGTDGTGPYVLTEAVPNDHYTYELREDYAWGPGGATVDEEGIPAKVNVRVVSDGTTAANLLLSGEANAAQLTGPDADRAISANLFQREGTAIAGEQWYNHAEGHPTSDPAVRLALTQAVDFDELANVMTAGKGGPATALAVVEPTVCTYDAISESRPEFDVDAANATLDEAGWVRGSDGVRAKDGQRLSLTFLYENSLGAAAAAAAELALSAWEEIGAEVDGKQQDETALLEATFSTGAWDIGWLTLSVNSPDQAIGFVSGTVPPEGSNFSAIENAEYTDAVTRASELNGSEGCDVWQEAESALFAAADLVPFANATVYMFGNGAEFDWTGVIEPTSIRLVG; encoded by the coding sequence ATGACACCGAATCGCACCGCCGTCACCGCCGTCGTCGCCGTGACCGCTCTCGCCACCGTGCTCACCGGATGCGGCTCGGACGGAGGAGGGGGTGAGCCGGTGAAGGGAGGCACCTTCACCGAGATCCTCGGCTCCGATCCGGGCAGCCTCGACCCCCAGCTCTCCGCGGGAAGCGCGCTGTTCGACATCAGCAAGCTCGCCTACGACACGCTCGTGAGCGTCGACGCCGACGGCGAGGTGCGCAGCCAGCTCGCCACCGAGTGGGAGGTCGACGGCCTCACCGCGACCCTGAAGATCCAGGACGGCATCACCTGCGGCGACGGCACGCCGTTCACCGCCCAGAGCGCGGCCGACAACCTGAACTGGATCTCCGACCCCGCGAACCAGAGCGGCTTCCTCGGGGCCTTCCTGCCCGTCGGGGTGACCAGCACCGCCGAGGGCGACACGGTCACGATGACCCTGTCGAGCCCGTCGCCGTTCCTGCTGCTCGGACTCTCCGGCCTGCCCATGGTGTGCGACACCTCGCTGAACGACCGCGACGGGCTCGCGGCCGGCACCGACGGCACCGGCCCGTACGTGCTCACCGAGGCCGTGCCGAACGACCACTACACGTACGAGCTGCGCGAGGACTACGCGTGGGGTCCCGGCGGTGCCACGGTCGACGAGGAGGGCATCCCGGCGAAGGTGAACGTGCGGGTCGTCTCCGACGGCACCACCGCGGCGAACCTGCTGCTCTCGGGCGAGGCGAACGCGGCCCAGCTCACCGGCCCCGACGCCGACCGCGCGATCAGCGCGAACCTCTTCCAGCGCGAGGGCACCGCGATCGCCGGCGAGCAGTGGTACAACCACGCCGAGGGGCACCCGACGAGCGACCCGGCCGTGCGACTGGCGCTCACCCAGGCGGTCGACTTCGACGAGCTCGCGAACGTCATGACCGCGGGCAAGGGCGGACCGGCCACGGCCCTCGCCGTCGTCGAGCCGACCGTCTGCACGTACGACGCGATCTCCGAGTCGCGCCCGGAGTTCGACGTCGACGCCGCGAACGCGACTCTCGACGAGGCAGGATGGGTGCGTGGATCGGACGGCGTGCGCGCCAAGGACGGGCAGCGCCTGAGCCTGACGTTCCTCTACGAGAACAGCCTGGGTGCCGCCGCCGCGGCGGCCGCCGAGCTCGCGCTCTCGGCATGGGAGGAGATCGGCGCCGAGGTCGACGGCAAGCAGCAGGACGAGACCGCGCTGCTGGAGGCGACGTTCAGCACCGGAGCCTGGGACATCGGCTGGCTCACGCTCAGCGTCAACAGCCCCGACCAGGCCATCGGCTTCGTGAGCGGCACCGTGCCGCCGGAGGGCTCGAACTTCTCGGCGATCGAGAACGCCGAGTACACGGATGCCGTGACGCGCGCGTCCGAGCTGAACGGCAGCGAGGGCTGCGACGTCTGGCAGGAGGCCGAGAGCGCGCTGTTCGCCGCAGCGGACCTCGTGCCGTTCGCCAACGCCACCGTGTACATGTTCGGCAACGGCGCCGAGTTCGACTGGACGGGCGTGATCGAGCCGACCAGCATCCGCCTGGTCGGCTGA
- a CDS encoding ABC transporter permease → MTTLTTRIAEDDKRVGDHRWLRFALRRTGRLLVSLWILITASFLMIHLVPGDPIRAALGPTAPAAVVEARRESLGLNDPIWQQYLDYIRGVFTGDLGVSIGSQLPVADTIAQRLPATLTLALLAFVLAVLIAIPLGMAVAVATQRGRARGLEVGFSSTSVVIGSIPDFLLAVALVAVFGVQLGWLPVAGREGPLSYILPVLALALGPAAILARILRIEALSVLDADFVRTAHAKRLRAPRITLRHVLPNAVTATLTLGGLLLSGLVAGTVLVETVFAWPGLGSTIVSSIQTKDYPLVQGTVLVYGVGVLLVNTLVDAALAVLDPQSTAAEA, encoded by the coding sequence ATGACGACACTGACCACCCGCATCGCCGAAGACGACAAGCGCGTCGGCGACCACCGCTGGCTGAGGTTCGCACTCCGCCGCACCGGTCGGCTGCTCGTCTCGCTGTGGATCCTGATCACGGCATCCTTCCTCATGATCCACCTGGTGCCCGGGGATCCGATCCGCGCGGCGCTGGGGCCGACGGCCCCGGCCGCGGTCGTCGAGGCGCGGCGCGAATCGCTGGGGCTCAACGACCCGATCTGGCAGCAGTACCTCGACTACATCCGCGGGGTGTTCACGGGGGACCTCGGGGTGTCGATCGGGTCGCAGCTGCCCGTCGCCGACACGATCGCGCAGCGGCTGCCCGCCACGCTCACCCTCGCCCTGCTGGCCTTCGTGCTCGCCGTGCTCATCGCCATCCCGCTGGGCATGGCTGTCGCCGTGGCGACGCAGCGGGGCAGGGCCCGGGGCCTCGAGGTGGGCTTCAGCTCGACGAGCGTCGTGATCGGATCGATCCCGGACTTCCTCCTGGCGGTGGCCCTCGTTGCGGTGTTCGGCGTCCAGCTCGGATGGCTGCCGGTCGCCGGGCGCGAGGGACCGCTGTCGTACATCCTCCCCGTGCTCGCGCTCGCGCTGGGGCCGGCGGCGATCCTCGCCCGCATCCTCCGCATCGAGGCGCTCTCCGTGCTCGATGCCGACTTCGTGCGCACCGCGCACGCCAAGCGGCTGCGGGCGCCGCGCATCACCCTGCGACACGTGCTGCCGAACGCCGTGACCGCGACGCTCACGCTCGGCGGGCTGCTGCTGAGCGGCCTCGTCGCCGGCACCGTGCTCGTCGAGACGGTGTTCGCGTGGCCGGGGCTCGGCAGCACGATCGTCAGCTCGATCCAGACCAAGGACTACCCGCTCGTGCAGGGCACCGTGCTCGTCTACGGCGTGGGCGTGCTGCTCGTGAACACCCTCGTCGACGCCGCGCTCGCGGTGCTCGACCCCCAGTCGACGGCGGCCGAGGCATGA